A stretch of the Coprobacillus cateniformis genome encodes the following:
- a CDS encoding tyrosine-protein phosphatase, with amino-acid sequence MQNIIRLPLDNAYNVRELGGYYTKDKQITQWHRFLRSDDISQLTDQDIEFLLNYGVNSVIDLRSQSECQAHPDSLMNIEGIDYYHLPFMSGDIDDVTKIMDNLEQFDLGDFYVELLKEKELVAQLLSLITDAKEGCLLFHCSAGKDRTGILSMLLLMIAGVSNVDIEANYQLTYTYLKEKPGLLDMMPSDMDLSCMYSKPETIRKAIDYILDHYQDIETYLMNCGLSSQYINKLKNKLL; translated from the coding sequence ATGCAAAATATAATTCGTTTACCATTAGATAATGCTTACAATGTAAGAGAATTAGGTGGATATTATACAAAGGATAAGCAAATAACACAATGGCATCGTTTTTTAAGAAGTGATGATATTTCTCAACTTACAGATCAGGATATTGAGTTCTTATTAAATTATGGGGTCAATAGTGTCATTGATTTAAGATCACAATCAGAATGCCAAGCTCATCCAGATTCATTAATGAATATTGAAGGTATAGACTATTATCATTTACCATTTATGAGTGGGGATATTGACGATGTAACAAAAATTATGGATAATCTTGAACAATTTGATTTAGGTGATTTCTATGTTGAACTCTTGAAAGAAAAAGAATTGGTTGCTCAACTCTTATCTCTTATAACAGATGCAAAAGAGGGGTGCTTACTTTTTCATTGTTCAGCAGGAAAAGATAGAACAGGGATTCTCAGTATGTTATTGCTTATGATTGCTGGTGTCAGTAATGTAGATATTGAAGCAAACTACCAATTAACATATACTTATTTAAAAGAAAAACCAGGGTTATTAGATATGATGCCTTCTGATATGGATTTATCATGTATGTATTCAAAACCAGAAACAATACGTAAAGCTATTGATTATATATTAGATCATTATCAAGATATAGAAACATATTTGATGAATTGTGGACTATCTAGTCAATATATTAATAAATTAAAAAATAAGTTATTATAA
- the feoB gene encoding ferrous iron transport protein B, with amino-acid sequence MSIQVALAGNPNSGKTTLFNALTGANQFVGNWPGVTVEKKEGKYKGDKEIKITDLPGIYSLSPYTLEEVVSREYLLNEKVDVILNIVDGSNLERNLYLTTQLLELGIPVVVAINMLDVIEKRGDKVNYVQLSKELGCPVMPISALKNKGIDEVMAKVKESAHRSFEAKNIYDKEINSVLDQLSHLLPRSIDQHITLFYSIKLFERDDKIISSLNTKVEDESLIQAIEKKMDDDSESIITDARYSYITKIIKDCYVKANRESLTTSDKIDRIVTNRILALPIFALVMFIVYYVSVTSVGTFVTDWTNDVLFGEMIPPAIEGFLVSINCAAWLQSLILDGIVAGVGAVLGFVPQMLVLFIFLAILEDCGYMARVAFIMDRIFRKFGLSGKSFIPMLIGSGCGVPGIMASRTIESDRDRKMTIMTTTFIPCGAKLPIIALIAGALFDGASWVSPSAYFLGVGAIIVSGIILKKTKLFVGDPAPFVMEMPAYHAPRVLNVLRSMWERGWSFIKKAGTVILLSTIVIWFLQSFGFEDSGFAMVDDINNSLLATIGQTFAWIFTPLGWGEWKAAVASITGLVAKENVVATFGQLYGFAEVAEDGVEIWGTLAVSFTALSAYSFLAFNLLCAPCFAAMGAMKREMNNAKWTAFAIIYQCVFAYAVALIIYQLGNLIINGVFGIGTIVALIVLVGMIFLLVRKGKSSEKLEVQYSVH; translated from the coding sequence ATGAGTATACAAGTTGCATTAGCTGGTAATCCAAACAGTGGAAAAACAACATTATTTAATGCTTTAACGGGTGCAAATCAATTTGTTGGAAATTGGCCAGGAGTTACAGTTGAGAAAAAAGAAGGAAAATATAAAGGAGATAAGGAAATCAAGATTACTGATTTACCAGGTATTTATTCGTTATCACCTTATACATTAGAGGAAGTTGTTTCTCGTGAATATTTATTAAATGAAAAAGTTGATGTTATATTAAATATTGTTGATGGTTCTAATTTAGAGCGTAACTTATATTTAACAACCCAACTCCTTGAATTGGGAATTCCAGTTGTGGTGGCAATCAACATGCTTGATGTTATTGAAAAGCGTGGAGATAAAGTGAATTACGTTCAATTGTCAAAAGAACTAGGATGTCCAGTTATGCCTATATCAGCTCTTAAAAATAAGGGTATAGATGAGGTTATGGCAAAGGTAAAAGAAAGTGCTCATCGTTCTTTTGAAGCTAAAAATATTTATGACAAAGAAATAAATTCAGTTTTAGATCAATTATCACACTTATTACCTAGAAGTATTGATCAACATATTACTTTATTCTATAGTATAAAATTATTTGAACGTGATGATAAAATCATTTCTTCATTAAATACAAAGGTTGAAGATGAAAGCCTTATACAAGCTATTGAAAAGAAGATGGATGATGATAGCGAAAGTATTATTACTGATGCGAGATATAGTTATATCACAAAGATTATTAAAGATTGTTATGTAAAAGCCAATCGTGAAAGTTTAACAACATCTGATAAGATTGATAGAATTGTTACTAATCGTATCTTAGCTTTACCAATCTTTGCATTGGTTATGTTTATTGTTTATTACGTCTCTGTAACATCAGTAGGAACATTTGTAACCGATTGGACAAATGATGTTCTCTTTGGTGAAATGATTCCACCAGCAATTGAAGGATTCCTAGTCTCAATTAATTGTGCAGCATGGCTTCAAAGCTTAATCCTTGATGGTATTGTGGCAGGAGTTGGTGCAGTGTTAGGATTTGTTCCACAAATGTTAGTGTTATTTATATTTTTAGCAATATTAGAAGATTGCGGATATATGGCACGTGTTGCATTTATCATGGATAGAATCTTTAGAAAATTTGGATTATCTGGAAAATCATTCATTCCAATGCTTATAGGTAGTGGATGTGGAGTACCTGGCATTATGGCTAGTCGTACGATTGAAAGTGATCGTGATCGTAAAATGACAATTATGACAACAACTTTCATTCCATGTGGTGCGAAATTACCTATTATTGCTTTGATTGCAGGAGCTTTGTTTGATGGAGCCTCTTGGGTATCGCCTAGTGCTTATTTCTTAGGTGTTGGAGCTATCATTGTTTCTGGAATTATTTTAAAGAAAACAAAATTATTTGTTGGAGATCCAGCACCTTTTGTAATGGAAATGCCAGCATATCATGCTCCTAGAGTATTAAACGTTTTAAGAAGTATGTGGGAAAGAGGATGGTCTTTTATTAAAAAGGCTGGAACTGTTATCTTATTATCTACAATTGTGATTTGGTTCTTACAATCATTTGGATTTGAAGATAGTGGATTTGCTATGGTTGATGATATTAACAATAGTTTGTTAGCTACAATTGGACAAACATTTGCTTGGATCTTTACACCACTTGGTTGGGGTGAATGGAAAGCAGCTGTTGCGAGTATTACTGGTTTGGTTGCTAAAGAGAATGTTGTTGCTACATTTGGGCAATTGTACGGATTTGCTGAAGTAGCAGAGGATGGTGTTGAGATTTGGGGAACACTTGCTGTGAGTTTCACAGCGCTATCTGCATATTCATTTTTAGCATTTAACTTATTGTGTGCACCTTGTTTTGCCGCAATGGGAGCTATGAAAAGAGAAATGAACAATGCAAAATGGACAGCTTTTGCAATTATATATCAATGTGTATTCGCATATGCGGTTGCCCTTATCATTTACCAACTTGGAAATCTTATTATCAATGGAGTTTTCGGTATTGGAACTATTGTTGCATTGATTGTTCTTGTAGGTATGATTTTCTTGCTTGTTAGAAAAGGAAAATCTTCAGAAAAATTAGAAGTTCAATATTCAGTTCATTAA
- a CDS encoding histidinol-phosphatase, translating into MGRQRFNIHTHTARCGHADGTDVQYVNSAIEAGFQILGFSEHIPFEEIRIKGARMFMEQKDEYLLSIRKLQQQFKGKIEIKVGFEVEYLEDHLDYLKQVKEECDYLILGQHLKYVHSQNEFYDYDCYCSDEDLFIYVEQIEAALQHDLVTYVAHPDYFMQGRRIFSKACKEVAHRIAKASLEYDIPLEINLNGFRYGKKTYEFDEKPDVYEERYPYPFREFWEIISSYGCKVLYGYDAHSPIAFLERNREMLANDILKDIPLHFIDSVLIK; encoded by the coding sequence ATGGGAAGACAGAGATTTAATATACATACTCATACTGCAAGATGTGGTCATGCCGATGGTACAGATGTTCAATATGTTAATAGTGCTATTGAGGCAGGATTTCAGATACTAGGATTTAGTGAACATATTCCTTTTGAAGAAATTAGAATTAAAGGAGCACGTATGTTTATGGAACAAAAAGATGAGTATTTGTTGAGTATAAGAAAACTTCAACAACAATTTAAGGGCAAGATTGAAATAAAAGTTGGATTTGAAGTAGAATATTTAGAAGATCATCTAGACTATTTAAAACAAGTCAAAGAAGAATGTGATTATTTAATTCTTGGACAACATCTTAAATATGTACATTCCCAAAATGAATTTTATGATTATGACTGTTATTGTTCAGATGAGGACTTATTCATATATGTTGAACAGATTGAGGCTGCATTACAACATGACTTGGTTACATATGTTGCTCATCCAGATTATTTTATGCAAGGTCGTAGAATTTTTTCAAAAGCGTGTAAAGAAGTAGCACATCGTATTGCTAAAGCAAGTCTTGAATACGATATCCCTTTAGAGATTAATTTAAATGGATTTCGTTATGGAAAAAAAACATATGAATTTGATGAGAAACCAGATGTTTATGAGGAACGTTATCCCTATCCATTTAGAGAATTTTGGGAAATTATTTCTTCATATGGCTGTAAGGTTCTATATGGTTATGATGCGCATTCTCCTATTGCTTTTCTTGAGAGAAACAGAGAAATGTTAGCTAATGACATATTAAAAGATATTCCTCTACATTTTATTGATTCAGTTTTAATAAAATAA
- a CDS encoding heavy-metal-associated domain-containing protein yields the protein MSTIIIILLLIGVVILAIKNSSQHFKGDGGCCSDHSKIPDKKLQEAVIGYKTIHISGMHCPRCAVKVAESINKIEGASAKVNVEDHIAIVSYDREIVNQKLHDAIEKVGYHIISIKE from the coding sequence ATGTCTACGATTATTATTATTTTATTATTAATAGGAGTTGTTATTTTGGCAATTAAAAATTCATCTCAACACTTTAAGGGGGATGGTGGATGTTGTTCAGATCATTCAAAAATACCAGATAAAAAACTTCAGGAAGCAGTTATTGGCTATAAGACGATTCATATTTCTGGAATGCATTGTCCTCGTTGTGCTGTCAAAGTTGCTGAATCCATTAATAAAATTGAAGGTGCTAGTGCTAAAGTCAATGTTGAAGATCACATTGCTATTGTTTCATATGATAGAGAAATTGTGAATCAAAAATTGCATGATGCTATAGAAAAAGTAGGGTATCATATTATATCAATAAAAGAGTAA
- a CDS encoding phosphate/phosphite/phosphonate ABC transporter substrate-binding protein → MKKLKKIVTLSLAMVCILGSAGCSTSNKDTANKWPEKIVLAQMPNENNPNADSQHEKFAAALSEYLGIEVGSVEGTDYTAGIEGMASKNVDVMLVSPMSYFQAKERANAELLVSTPTAADYKTAFITKADRDDINSLKDLKGKTFAFVDQASSSGYLYPKAKLIKELQLDTDKLEANDYFFSTVAFSGGHPTSLTGVTMGDYDAAAVAKAIITQMVKAGQLKESDIKVIGETDVIPNPCYVVRGDLPQDLKDKIKEFFMTYDDESYFEAVHENKDIRFVEVTDETYTPAKEMLELLKIDMGDK, encoded by the coding sequence ATGAAAAAATTAAAAAAAATAGTGACTTTATCACTAGCAATGGTATGTATATTAGGAAGTGCAGGTTGCTCTACATCAAATAAAGATACAGCCAATAAATGGCCAGAAAAAATTGTCTTGGCACAAATGCCAAATGAAAATAATCCCAATGCTGATTCACAACATGAAAAATTTGCAGCAGCATTATCAGAATATCTAGGAATTGAAGTAGGGTCTGTTGAAGGTACTGATTATACAGCTGGTATTGAAGGTATGGCAAGCAAAAATGTAGATGTTATGCTGGTTTCTCCAATGAGTTATTTCCAGGCAAAGGAAAGAGCAAATGCTGAGTTGTTAGTATCAACACCAACAGCTGCAGATTATAAGACAGCATTTATTACAAAAGCAGATCGAGATGATATTAATTCTTTAAAAGATTTAAAAGGGAAAACTTTTGCATTTGTAGATCAAGCATCTTCATCTGGTTATTTATATCCAAAAGCCAAATTAATCAAAGAACTTCAATTAGATACAGATAAATTAGAAGCTAATGATTATTTCTTTAGTACTGTTGCTTTTTCTGGCGGGCATCCAACTTCATTAACTGGTGTGACTATGGGCGATTATGATGCAGCAGCAGTTGCAAAGGCAATTATCACTCAGATGGTGAAAGCAGGACAATTAAAAGAAAGTGATATTAAGGTAATTGGAGAAACTGATGTTATTCCAAATCCTTGTTATGTTGTAAGAGGTGATTTACCACAAGATTTAAAGGATAAGATTAAAGAATTTTTCATGACATATGATGATGAAAGTTATTTTGAAGCTGTTCATGAAAATAAAGATATTCGATTTGTGGAAGTTACTGATGAGACTTATACACCTGCAAAAGAAATGTTAGAATTATTGAAAATTGATATGGGAGATAAATAA
- a CDS encoding FeoA family protein → MMPLTFADLNKENIIKKVGGGNETKRHLENLGFVPGSSVSIITKNNGNLIVNIKDSRVAISEELAKKIMI, encoded by the coding sequence ATGATGCCATTAACATTTGCTGATTTAAATAAAGAAAATATTATAAAAAAAGTGGGTGGAGGAAATGAAACCAAACGTCATCTTGAAAATCTTGGTTTTGTTCCAGGAAGCTCTGTTTCAATTATCACAAAGAATAACGGAAATTTAATTGTAAATATAAAAGACTCTAGAGTCGCAATTAGTGAAGAACTTGCTAAAAAAATCATGATTTAA
- a CDS encoding DeoR/GlpR family DNA-binding transcription regulator: MSERHTQILELLTEQKRVEVTELSELLHVSQVTIRKDLDQLENAGLILRAHGFATLNSSDDMNNRLAYHYDVKQKIAKLACESIRDGETIMIESGSCCALLALEIAKTRKEITIITNSAFIADYVRKTEKIRIILLGGEYQLESQVMVGPLTRKCVEAFFVDKFFIGTDGFSEASGFTGNDYMRSETVRDMSKQAKHVIVVTESSKFQNIGLVNLLPTHDVSCVVTDSAIPIQCEQYLLEQKIEVKKVS; this comes from the coding sequence ATGTCAGAAAGACATACACAAATATTGGAATTATTGACTGAACAAAAAAGAGTAGAAGTCACTGAGTTATCAGAACTGCTTCATGTTTCACAGGTAACAATCCGTAAAGATTTAGACCAGTTAGAGAATGCTGGACTTATTTTAAGAGCTCATGGATTTGCCACATTAAATTCAAGTGATGATATGAATAACAGATTGGCTTATCATTATGATGTTAAACAAAAGATTGCCAAATTGGCCTGTGAATCCATTCGAGATGGTGAAACAATTATGATTGAATCTGGCTCATGCTGTGCTTTATTGGCATTGGAGATAGCCAAGACAAGAAAAGAAATAACAATAATTACAAATTCAGCTTTTATTGCTGATTATGTTAGAAAGACTGAAAAGATTCGAATTATCCTTCTAGGTGGAGAATATCAATTAGAATCTCAGGTCATGGTTGGACCGTTAACTCGTAAATGTGTGGAAGCATTCTTTGTAGATAAATTTTTTATTGGTACTGATGGCTTTTCAGAGGCATCAGGATTTACAGGAAATGATTATATGAGAAGTGAAACAGTAAGAGACATGTCTAAACAAGCAAAGCATGTCATTGTTGTGACAGAGTCTTCTAAATTTCAAAATATTGGTCTTGTTAATTTATTGCCAACACATGATGTCTCTTGTGTCGTCACTGATAGTGCTATTCCTATTCAATGTGAACAATATTTGTTGGAACAAAAGATTGAAGTTAAAAAAGTATCTTAA
- the phnE gene encoding phosphonate ABC transporter, permease protein PhnE, which translates to MGNLALIPSRNRKIYLAFFISIIFALSCLYLEIDLLEMILGFPTFVSFFIHKFIPPDFSNIAQYAPAVGETILFAVVGTYISTFFSLLCGMLMSEMTNPYKPLRMLVRAFISFLRNIPVLIWASLLVYAFGVGEIVGLLALIIATLGFLSRSYCDSLNEIPNSKLEALKASGASDLQILWHGLLPCFVPSLINWTLYSFEINIRASTILGMVGAGGIGVLIQTNIKLFKYHEACAIIIIVVTIVLLTEFITNKIRLLVH; encoded by the coding sequence ATGGGTAATCTTGCTCTTATTCCATCAAGAAACAGAAAAATTTATCTAGCATTTTTCATTAGTATTATATTTGCTTTAAGTTGTCTTTATTTAGAAATAGATTTATTAGAAATGATATTAGGATTTCCAACATTTGTATCTTTCTTTATTCATAAGTTTATTCCACCGGACTTTTCTAATATTGCTCAGTATGCTCCTGCTGTTGGTGAAACAATATTATTTGCAGTTGTAGGAACATATATTTCAACATTCTTCTCTTTATTATGTGGTATGTTGATGAGTGAGATGACAAATCCATATAAACCATTAAGAATGTTAGTAAGAGCATTTATATCTTTTTTAAGAAATATTCCTGTATTAATTTGGGCAAGTTTATTGGTTTATGCATTTGGAGTAGGTGAAATAGTGGGCTTACTTGCCTTGATTATTGCCACTCTTGGATTTTTATCACGTAGTTATTGTGACAGTCTTAATGAGATTCCCAATTCAAAATTAGAAGCTTTAAAAGCAAGTGGAGCAAGTGACTTACAAATACTTTGGCATGGCTTGTTACCATGTTTTGTACCAAGCTTAATCAATTGGACACTTTATTCTTTTGAAATTAATATTCGTGCATCTACAATATTAGGAATGGTAGGAGCTGGAGGAATAGGGGTTCTTATTCAAACAAATATTAAATTATTTAAGTACCATGAGGCTTGTGCCATTATTATCATTGTCGTAACAATTGTCTTATTAACAGAGTTTATCACAAACAAGATAAGATTATTGGTACATTAA
- a CDS encoding FeoB-associated Cys-rich membrane protein — translation MNLSTLLVLCVLILIISFSVRTIIKDKKSGKSSCGGDCGACGSHSLCHDSKSLFEEYRKQELHR, via the coding sequence ATGAATCTATCAACATTATTGGTTTTATGTGTACTTATCTTGATTATATCGTTCTCTGTAAGAACGATTATTAAGGATAAAAAAAGTGGGAAATCATCATGTGGTGGTGATTGTGGCGCTTGTGGTAGCCATTCATTATGCCATGATTCCAAATCATTGTTTGAAGAATATAGAAAGCAAGAGCTACATCGCTAG
- a CDS encoding SdpI family protein: MPLFITVLSLFIPIIMIVFGILMWFAPPKGRNTSYGYRTKRSMMNEETWDYAQACMGKSWFIVGIVLVGVTLFLLPRIALDHGSLIITILSIQVVFLCVPFIWIEFLLSRHFK, translated from the coding sequence ATGCCACTATTTATAACTGTATTATCATTATTTATTCCCATTATTATGATTGTTTTTGGTATTCTTATGTGGTTTGCACCACCAAAAGGTAGAAATACATCTTATGGTTATCGCACAAAACGCAGTATGATGAATGAAGAAACTTGGGATTATGCTCAGGCATGTATGGGAAAAAGCTGGTTTATTGTTGGAATTGTTTTGGTAGGTGTGACTTTATTTTTATTACCGCGTATTGCTTTGGATCATGGTAGTTTAATTATCACAATACTTAGTATCCAAGTTGTCTTCTTATGTGTTCCTTTTATCTGGATAGAGTTTTTATTATCAAGACATTTTAAATGA
- a CDS encoding PhnE/PtxC family ABC transporter permease → MDILRTTKKGTGLRYFISIIIVIFVFLISVHLLNLDFTKFLNRLTNIGEVISRMLVFDASLIPSILLEVLVSICLALTSLVIGTIISFVLAALAADNLAPNHYIACIIKGIVAIIRAIPALVWILMVVASVGFGNTGGMIGLIFPTVGYLTKSFAASLEEDGYERVEALKSTGANWINIVVRGVVVETMPQLISWIAMRFENNIAEGISLGMVGVGGVGYLLNKAIMKFDYPAISTIIVVIFVTMFIFEVMTVNIKKRLHTK, encoded by the coding sequence ATGGATATTCTAAGAACAACAAAAAAAGGAACAGGACTTCGCTATTTTATCTCTATAATTATTGTTATTTTTGTATTTTTAATAAGTGTTCATTTATTAAATTTAGACTTTACAAAATTTTTAAATCGATTAACTAATATTGGAGAAGTTATCTCAAGAATGTTAGTATTTGATGCATCACTCATTCCAAGTATCCTATTAGAAGTTTTGGTTTCAATCTGTCTTGCTTTGACATCATTGGTTATTGGAACCATCATATCTTTTGTATTGGCTGCTTTAGCAGCAGATAATTTAGCCCCTAATCATTATATAGCATGCATAATCAAAGGAATTGTTGCTATTATTCGTGCCATTCCTGCTTTAGTCTGGATACTTATGGTTGTTGCCAGTGTTGGATTTGGAAATACGGGAGGAATGATTGGACTCATTTTTCCAACAGTTGGTTATTTAACAAAGAGTTTCGCTGCTTCTTTAGAAGAAGATGGTTATGAGAGAGTTGAAGCTTTAAAATCAACTGGTGCCAATTGGATTAACATTGTTGTTAGAGGTGTTGTAGTTGAAACAATGCCACAACTCATTTCATGGATTGCAATGAGATTTGAAAATAATATTGCTGAAGGAATATCACTTGGAATGGTGGGTGTTGGAGGTGTTGGGTATTTATTAAACAAAGCTATCATGAAATTTGATTATCCTGCCATTTCAACAATTATCGTTGTTATCTTTGTAACAATGTTTATCTTTGAAGTTATGACAGTAAATATAAAAAAACGTTTACACACAAAATAG
- a CDS encoding FeoA family protein, whose translation MTLKEVKVGDTVTVKKLNGQGATKRRIMDMGITKGVEVFVRKVAPLGDPIEVTVRGYELSLRKADAAMIDVD comes from the coding sequence ATGACATTAAAGGAAGTCAAAGTTGGAGATACAGTGACTGTCAAGAAGTTAAATGGTCAAGGTGCAACAAAACGAAGAATTATGGATATGGGTATAACTAAGGGCGTTGAAGTTTTCGTAAGAAAAGTAGCTCCATTAGGGGATCCGATAGAAGTGACTGTGAGAGGATATGAATTATCGTTAAGAAAAGCCGATGCTGCTATGATTGATGTAGATTAA
- a CDS encoding TetR/AcrR family transcriptional regulator yields the protein MGNKYQNHYQIQINNILDQTQNLCIEKGIDNVSIVDIARSCHITRTTVYNYFDSKEDILWAIFYRHQSSMYEKCVTAIKQASTTYEKFQAYAYTTLSLYKENIYYPIFMDIFGSIYMSASAKKDYQWDNPYNEYQVKPGDMVALLSKNFHDGSVKSTLDPKLSTVSFVYAISSLIDFLYKSNEAIQTKYQLDFESVAFTQIQWLLNELKNK from the coding sequence ATGGGGAATAAATATCAAAATCATTATCAAATTCAAATTAATAATATCTTAGATCAAACTCAGAACTTATGTATTGAAAAAGGGATAGATAACGTTTCAATTGTAGATATTGCAAGAAGTTGTCATATTACACGTACAACAGTATATAACTATTTTGACAGTAAGGAAGATATTCTTTGGGCCATATTTTATCGTCATCAGTCATCTATGTATGAAAAATGTGTAACAGCAATCAAACAAGCCTCTACAACATATGAAAAATTTCAGGCCTATGCATATACAACACTTTCACTCTATAAAGAAAATATATACTATCCTATTTTCATGGATATATTCGGTTCAATCTATATGAGTGCAAGTGCAAAAAAAGATTATCAATGGGATAATCCTTACAATGAATATCAAGTAAAACCTGGTGATATGGTTGCTTTATTATCTAAAAACTTTCATGATGGAAGTGTTAAATCTACACTTGATCCAAAATTATCAACAGTATCATTTGTTTATGCTATTTCATCACTTATTGATTTTTTATATAAAAGCAATGAAGCTATACAAACAAAATATCAACTAGACTTCGAATCTGTTGCTTTCACACAAATCCAATGGCTGCTTAATGAATTAAAGAATAAATAA
- the phnC gene encoding phosphonate ABC transporter ATP-binding protein — MGKPILEIKNLEKVYNETTHALQGMNVSFHEGEFVVIIGPSGAGKSTFIRCINRMIDPSQGEIVFDGIHMEKMRGKSLRKQRSMIGMIFQHYNLIGRTNVIKNVLHGRLGHMSLMNSLCGRFSKEDIQEAATLLKQVGLDEQMYKRADELSGGQMQRVGICRAIIQHPKLLLADEPIASLDPHSANKVMDTLYKMTCERGLTCIVNLHQVDFAKKYATRIIGIKAGRIVYDGTPNDLTDEMIQNIYQGKEEQIVLKQSHQSVFLKEGMANG; from the coding sequence ATGGGGAAACCAATTTTAGAAATTAAGAATTTAGAAAAGGTATATAATGAGACAACACATGCTTTACAAGGCATGAATGTTTCATTTCATGAAGGTGAATTTGTTGTCATTATTGGTCCATCTGGTGCAGGTAAATCAACATTTATCCGTTGTATTAACAGAATGATAGATCCATCTCAAGGAGAAATAGTTTTTGATGGTATTCATATGGAAAAAATGAGAGGCAAAAGTTTAAGAAAACAAAGAAGTATGATTGGAATGATTTTTCAACATTACAATCTTATTGGAAGAACAAATGTTATCAAAAATGTTCTTCATGGGCGTCTTGGACATATGAGTCTGATGAATAGCTTGTGTGGACGTTTTTCCAAAGAAGATATTCAAGAAGCGGCAACTCTTCTTAAACAGGTTGGGTTAGATGAACAAATGTATAAAAGAGCAGATGAACTTAGTGGGGGACAAATGCAAAGAGTTGGAATATGTAGAGCGATTATTCAACATCCCAAACTTCTATTGGCAGATGAACCAATTGCATCACTAGATCCTCATTCTGCAAATAAAGTTATGGATACACTTTATAAAATGACTTGTGAAAGGGGATTAACATGTATTGTTAATCTTCACCAAGTTGATTTTGCAAAAAAGTATGCAACAAGAATTATTGGAATTAAGGCAGGACGTATAGTTTATGATGGAACACCAAACGATTTAACTGATGAAATGATTCAAAACATATATCAAGGTAAAGAAGAACAGATTGTTTTAAAACAATCACATCAAAGTGTTTTTCTAAAAGAAGGTATGGCTAATGGGTAA